One part of the Streptomyces sp. AM 2-1-1 genome encodes these proteins:
- a CDS encoding DUF485 domain-containing protein: MATDAPPPQGGTDTSPAQPTTEAYRQVQESAEFAELRRSHRSFAFPLTVAFVTWYLLYVLLCNYAGDFMGTQVVGNINVALVLGLAQFATTFLIAWFYSRHAATKLDPKAAAIKSRMEADA; the protein is encoded by the coding sequence GTGGCTACCGATGCACCGCCGCCCCAGGGCGGTACGGACACCAGTCCGGCCCAGCCCACCACCGAGGCGTACCGCCAGGTGCAGGAGAGCGCGGAATTCGCCGAACTGCGCCGGTCCCACCGGTCCTTCGCCTTCCCGCTGACCGTCGCCTTCGTCACCTGGTACCTGCTCTACGTCCTGCTCTGCAACTACGCGGGCGACTTCATGGGCACCCAGGTCGTCGGCAACATCAACGTCGCGCTCGTCCTCGGGCTCGCCCAGTTCGCCACGACCTTCCTCATCGCGTGGTTCTACTCCCGCCACGCGGCGACCAAGCTCGACCCGAAGGCCGCAGCCATCAAGTCCCGTATGGAGGCCGACGCATGA
- a CDS encoding cation acetate symporter — protein sequence MSAAQVAHPAVQLAAEGASDHRTLIITLFAVFVVATLCITVWAGRQTKSAADFYAGGRQFTGFQNGLAVSGDYMSAASFLGIAGAIALFGYDGFLYSIGFLVAWLVALLLVAEPLRNSGRYTMGDVLAYRMRQRPVRTAAGASTIVVSIFYLLAQMAGAGVLVSLLLGITSDGGKIAIVALVGLLMIVYVTIGGMKGTTWVQMVKAVLLIAGTLLITFLILLKFHFNISDLLGSAASNSGKGSAFLEPGLKYGATGTSKLDFLSLGIALVLGTAGLPHILIRFYTVPTAKAARKSVNWAIGIIGAFYLMTIVLGFGAAALLKPDDIIASNKAGNTAAPLAALEIGGGSGSTGGAVLLAVISAVAFATILAVVAGLTLASSSSFAHDIYANVIRKGKATEKEEVRAAKWATVAIGIVSIGLGAMARDLNVAGLVALAFAVAASANLPTLLYSLFWKRFTTQGALWSIYGGLASSVLLVLFSPVVSSKPSSMFPDADFAWFPLENPGLISIPLGFLLGFVGSLLSKEEPDVAKYAELEVKSLTGVAAH from the coding sequence ATGAGCGCCGCCCAGGTCGCGCACCCCGCCGTCCAGCTCGCCGCCGAAGGCGCGAGCGACCACCGGACGCTGATCATCACCCTCTTCGCGGTCTTCGTGGTCGCGACCCTCTGCATCACCGTCTGGGCCGGCCGCCAGACCAAGAGCGCCGCCGACTTCTACGCGGGCGGACGCCAGTTCACCGGCTTCCAGAACGGCCTCGCCGTCTCCGGCGACTACATGTCCGCCGCGTCCTTCCTCGGCATCGCCGGAGCCATCGCGCTCTTCGGCTACGACGGCTTCCTCTACTCCATCGGCTTCCTCGTCGCCTGGCTCGTCGCCCTGCTCCTGGTCGCCGAACCGCTGCGCAACTCCGGCCGGTACACGATGGGCGACGTCCTCGCCTACCGCATGCGCCAGCGCCCCGTCCGCACCGCCGCCGGCGCGTCCACCATCGTCGTCTCGATCTTCTACCTGCTCGCCCAGATGGCCGGCGCCGGAGTGCTCGTCTCGCTGCTCCTCGGCATCACCAGCGACGGCGGGAAGATCGCCATCGTCGCCCTGGTCGGCCTCCTCATGATCGTCTACGTCACCATCGGCGGCATGAAGGGCACCACCTGGGTGCAGATGGTCAAGGCCGTCCTGCTCATCGCGGGCACCCTGCTCATCACCTTCCTGATCCTGCTGAAGTTCCACTTCAACATCTCGGACCTGCTGGGCAGCGCCGCCTCCAACAGCGGCAAGGGCTCCGCCTTCCTGGAGCCCGGCCTGAAGTACGGCGCCACCGGCACCTCGAAGCTGGACTTCCTCTCCCTCGGCATCGCCCTGGTCCTCGGCACCGCGGGGCTGCCGCACATCCTGATCCGCTTCTACACCGTGCCCACCGCCAAGGCCGCCCGCAAGTCCGTGAACTGGGCCATCGGCATCATCGGCGCCTTCTACCTGATGACGATCGTGCTCGGCTTCGGCGCGGCCGCGCTGCTCAAGCCGGACGACATCATCGCCTCGAACAAGGCGGGCAACACCGCGGCCCCGCTGGCCGCCCTGGAGATCGGCGGCGGCTCCGGCTCCACCGGCGGCGCCGTGCTGCTCGCGGTGATCTCCGCCGTCGCCTTCGCCACCATCCTCGCCGTGGTCGCCGGACTCACCCTGGCGTCCTCCTCGTCCTTCGCCCACGACATCTACGCCAACGTCATCCGCAAGGGCAAGGCGACGGAGAAGGAGGAGGTCCGCGCCGCCAAGTGGGCCACCGTCGCCATCGGCATCGTCTCCATCGGCCTCGGCGCCATGGCCCGCGACCTCAACGTGGCCGGCCTGGTCGCCCTGGCCTTCGCCGTCGCCGCCTCCGCCAACCTGCCGACCCTCCTCTACAGCCTCTTCTGGAAGCGGTTCACCACGCAGGGCGCCCTCTGGTCCATCTACGGCGGGCTCGCCTCATCCGTCCTGCTGGTGCTCTTCTCGCCGGTCGTCTCCTCCAAGCCGTCCTCGATGTTCCCGGACGCCGACTTCGCCTGGTTCCCGCTGGAGAATCCCGGCCTGATCTCCATCCCGCTCGGCTTCCTGCTCGGTTTCGTCGGCTCCCTCCTCTCCAAGGAGGAGCCCGACGTGGCCAAGTACGCCGAGCTGGAGGTCAAGTCCCTCACCGGCGTCGCCGCGCACTGA
- the moaA gene encoding GTP 3',8-cyclase MoaA — protein MLIDTYDRVATDLRVSLTDKCNLRCTYCMPEEGLQWLGKSELLSDDEIVRLVRIAVTSLGITEVRFTGGEPLLRPGLVGIVERCAALTPRPRMSLTTNGIGLRRTAAALKAAGLDRVNVSLDTLRPDVFKTLTRRDRHHDVLDGLTAAHEAGLTPVKVNSVLMPGLNDDEAPDLLAWAVAHDYELRFIEQMPLDAQHGWKRDGLITAGDILASLRTRFTLTAEEDGERGSAPAERWTVDGGPHRVGVIASVTRPFCRACDRTRLTADGQVRTCLFAREETDLRTALRSDAPDEEIARLWRVAMWGKKAGSGLDDPSFLQPDRPMSAIGG, from the coding sequence ATGCTCATCGACACCTACGACCGGGTCGCCACCGACCTGCGTGTCTCCCTGACCGACAAGTGCAACCTCCGCTGCACCTACTGCATGCCCGAAGAAGGGCTCCAGTGGCTCGGCAAGAGCGAGCTGCTCAGTGACGACGAGATCGTCCGCCTCGTCCGGATCGCCGTCACCTCGCTCGGCATCACCGAAGTGCGCTTCACCGGCGGCGAACCCCTGCTCCGGCCCGGCCTGGTGGGCATCGTCGAGCGCTGCGCGGCGCTGACCCCCCGCCCCCGGATGTCCCTCACCACCAACGGCATCGGGCTGCGACGCACCGCCGCCGCCCTCAAGGCCGCCGGGCTCGACCGGGTCAACGTCTCCCTGGACACCCTGCGGCCCGACGTCTTCAAGACCCTGACCCGCCGCGACCGGCACCACGACGTGCTCGACGGACTCACCGCCGCCCACGAGGCGGGCCTCACCCCCGTCAAGGTCAACTCCGTGCTGATGCCCGGACTCAACGACGACGAGGCGCCCGACCTGCTCGCCTGGGCCGTCGCCCACGACTACGAGCTCCGCTTCATCGAGCAGATGCCACTGGACGCCCAGCACGGCTGGAAGCGCGACGGACTGATCACCGCCGGTGACATCCTCGCCTCGCTGCGCACCCGCTTCACGCTCACCGCCGAAGAGGACGGGGAACGGGGCTCCGCCCCCGCCGAACGCTGGACCGTGGACGGTGGCCCGCACCGCGTCGGAGTCATCGCCTCGGTGACCCGGCCGTTCTGCCGCGCCTGCGACCGCACCCGTCTCACCGCCGACGGACAGGTCCGCACCTGCCTCTTCGCCCGGGAGGAGACCGATCTGCGGACCGCGCTCCGCTCAGACGCGCCGGACGAGGAGATCGCCCGCCTCTGGCGCGTCGCGATGTGGGGGAAGAAGGCGGGATCCGGCCTGGACGACCCCTCCTTCCTCCAGCCCGACCGCCCGATGTCCGCGATCGGCGGCTGA
- a CDS encoding DUF3099 domain-containing protein, whose protein sequence is MMVKRGDAEVFRITGARQSLADDVRGRQRRYVISMSVRTVAVVLAAVLWNVERHVSMVALALGLLLPYVAVVIANAGRENTPSLPSTFVPAPVRPALEPGTGAGPVPDTGAGTGRGAGDPHEHG, encoded by the coding sequence ATGATGGTCAAGCGCGGCGACGCGGAGGTCTTCAGGATCACGGGGGCCCGTCAGTCACTGGCCGACGACGTGCGCGGCCGGCAGCGGCGGTACGTGATCTCGATGTCCGTGCGGACGGTGGCGGTGGTTCTCGCCGCGGTGCTCTGGAACGTCGAGCGGCACGTCTCGATGGTGGCGCTGGCGCTGGGTCTGCTGCTGCCGTACGTGGCGGTGGTGATCGCCAACGCGGGCCGGGAGAACACGCCTTCGCTGCCGTCGACCTTCGTACCGGCTCCGGTACGACCGGCTCTGGAGCCGGGAACCGGGGCCGGACCGGTCCCGGACACGGGCGCCGGGACCGGCCGCGGCGCCGGGGATCCGCACGAGCACGGATGA
- a CDS encoding GlsB/YeaQ/YmgE family stress response membrane protein encodes MSWLWAIIVGLVLGVIARAILPGKQNIPLWLTAVFGIIGSILGNAVASWIGVEDTKGIDWIRHVLQLIGAVAVVGVGDVVWQSIRGRGRQRT; translated from the coding sequence ATGAGCTGGTTGTGGGCGATCATCGTGGGCCTGGTCCTCGGTGTGATCGCGAGAGCGATCCTGCCGGGCAAACAGAACATCCCGCTGTGGCTGACGGCCGTGTTCGGCATCATCGGCAGCATCCTCGGCAACGCCGTCGCATCCTGGATCGGCGTCGAGGACACCAAGGGCATCGACTGGATCCGGCACGTGCTCCAGTTGATCGGCGCGGTGGCGGTGGTCGGTGTCGGCGACGTGGTGTGGCAGTCGATCCGGGGACGCGGCAGGCAGAGAACCTGA
- the tyrS gene encoding tyrosine--tRNA ligase codes for MTDIVDELKWRGLFAQSTDEDALRKALGDGPVTFYCGYDPTASSLHVGHLVQVLTMRRLQRAGHRPLALVGGATGQIGDPRPTAERTLNDPETIAAWVTRLRSQIEPFLSFEGENAAVMVNNLDWTAGMSAIQFLRDIGKHFRVNKMLTKDSVARRLESQEGISYTEFSYQLLQSMDFLELYRRHGCVLQQGGSDQWGNLTAGIDLIHRLEPAATVHALATPLMVKADGTKFGKTEGGAVWLDPEMTTPYAFYQFWLNVDDRDISPYMRILSFRSRAELEELEKLTEERPQARAAQRALAEELTTLVHGADQCAAVIAASKALFGQGELGGLDEATLGAALSELPHATVAEPAPLVDLLVEVGLAPSKSGARRTVNEGGAYLNNVKITDGDALPAAGDLLYGRWLVLRRGKKNLAVVEIAAG; via the coding sequence GTGACGGACATCGTCGACGAGCTCAAGTGGCGCGGGCTGTTCGCCCAGTCCACTGACGAGGACGCCCTGCGCAAGGCTCTTGGCGACGGTCCGGTCACCTTCTATTGCGGCTACGACCCGACCGCGTCCAGCCTGCACGTCGGCCACCTGGTCCAGGTGCTCACCATGCGCCGGCTCCAGCGCGCGGGTCACCGCCCGCTCGCCCTGGTGGGCGGGGCGACCGGTCAGATCGGCGACCCCCGGCCGACCGCCGAGCGGACGCTGAACGACCCGGAGACCATCGCGGCCTGGGTGACCCGGCTGCGTTCCCAGATCGAGCCGTTCCTCTCCTTCGAGGGCGAGAACGCGGCCGTCATGGTGAACAACCTGGACTGGACGGCGGGCATGTCCGCGATCCAGTTCCTGCGGGACATCGGCAAGCACTTCCGGGTCAACAAGATGCTGACCAAGGACTCCGTGGCCCGCCGCCTGGAGTCCCAGGAGGGCATCAGCTACACCGAGTTCAGCTACCAGCTGCTCCAGTCCATGGACTTCCTGGAGCTGTACCGGCGCCACGGCTGCGTCCTCCAGCAGGGCGGCAGCGACCAGTGGGGCAACCTCACGGCCGGCATCGACCTGATCCACCGGCTGGAGCCCGCGGCGACGGTGCACGCGCTGGCGACCCCGCTGATGGTCAAGGCGGACGGCACGAAGTTCGGCAAGACCGAGGGCGGCGCCGTCTGGCTGGACCCGGAGATGACGACCCCGTACGCCTTCTACCAGTTCTGGCTGAACGTCGACGACCGGGACATCTCCCCGTACATGCGCATCCTCAGCTTCAGGTCGCGGGCCGAGCTGGAGGAGCTGGAGAAGCTCACCGAGGAGCGTCCGCAGGCCCGTGCCGCGCAGCGCGCTCTTGCCGAGGAGCTGACCACCCTGGTGCACGGCGCCGACCAGTGCGCGGCCGTGATCGCCGCGTCGAAGGCGCTGTTCGGCCAGGGCGAGCTGGGTGGGCTGGACGAGGCGACCCTGGGCGCGGCGCTCTCCGAGCTGCCGCACGCGACGGTCGCCGAACCGGCGCCGCTGGTGGACCTGCTGGTCGAGGTCGGTCTCGCGCCGAGCAAGTCGGGTGCCCGCCGTACGGTCAACGAGGGCGGCGCCTACCTGAACAACGTCAAGATCACCGACGGTGACGCGCTGCCCGCCGCCGGGGATCTGCTGTACGGGCGCTGGCTGGTGCTGCGCCGGGGCAAGAAGAACCTCGCGGTGGTCGAGATCGCCGCCGGCTGA
- a CDS encoding metallopeptidase TldD-related protein, with protein sequence MSRVTKPYEIVERALELSTADGCVVIADETSSANLRWAGNALTTNGVTRGRTLTVVATVDGSKGSASGVVSRSAVTADDLEPLVRAAEAAARAAGPAEDAQPPVTGVPVSADFTDAPAETGPDVFADFAPALGEAFARARAGGRELYGFAHHEMSSTYLGTSAGLRLRHDQPNGTLELNAKSPDRSRSAWAGRATRDFEDVDPAAMDAELARRLGWAERRIELPAGRYQTLLPPTAVADLLIYQLWSSTARDAAEGRTVFSRPGGGTRLGETLSPLPLTLRSDPHAPGLESAPFVIAHSSGDGASVFDNGLPLESTDWIGGGRLERLTTTRHTAALTGLPVAPAIDNLLLEGGGERTLDEMVAATTGRALLLTCLWYIREVDPATLLLTGLTRDGVYLVEDGEVVGEVNNFRFNESPVDLLSRASEAGRTERTLPREWGDWFTRAAMPALRVPDFNMSSVSRGV encoded by the coding sequence ATGAGCCGCGTGACCAAGCCGTACGAGATCGTCGAGCGCGCCCTGGAGCTCTCCACCGCCGACGGGTGCGTGGTCATCGCCGACGAGACCTCCTCGGCGAACCTGCGGTGGGCGGGGAACGCGCTGACCACCAACGGCGTGACCCGGGGTCGGACCCTGACCGTCGTCGCGACCGTGGACGGCTCCAAGGGCTCCGCGTCGGGGGTCGTCTCGCGCTCCGCCGTCACCGCCGACGACCTGGAGCCGCTGGTGCGCGCGGCCGAGGCGGCGGCCCGCGCGGCCGGACCGGCCGAGGACGCGCAGCCGCCGGTCACCGGCGTACCGGTCTCCGCGGACTTCACCGACGCCCCCGCCGAGACCGGACCGGACGTCTTCGCGGACTTCGCCCCGGCGCTCGGCGAGGCCTTCGCCCGGGCCCGCGCGGGCGGCCGGGAGCTGTACGGCTTCGCGCACCACGAGATGTCCTCGACCTACCTGGGCACCTCGGCCGGGCTGCGGCTGCGGCACGACCAGCCGAACGGGACCCTGGAGCTGAACGCCAAGTCGCCGGACCGCTCCCGGTCCGCGTGGGCCGGGCGGGCCACCCGGGACTTCGAGGACGTCGACCCGGCGGCCATGGACGCCGAGCTGGCCCGGCGCCTGGGCTGGGCCGAGCGGCGCATCGAGCTGCCGGCCGGCCGGTACCAGACCCTGCTGCCGCCTACCGCCGTGGCTGACCTGCTGATCTACCAGCTCTGGTCGTCGACGGCCCGGGACGCCGCCGAGGGACGGACGGTGTTCTCCCGGCCGGGCGGCGGTACGCGGCTGGGCGAGACGCTCTCGCCGCTGCCGCTGACCCTGCGCAGCGACCCGCACGCGCCGGGGCTGGAGTCGGCCCCGTTCGTCATCGCGCACTCCTCCGGGGACGGCGCGTCGGTCTTCGACAACGGGCTGCCGCTGGAGTCCACCGACTGGATCGGGGGCGGCCGGCTGGAGCGGCTGACCACCACCCGGCACACGGCGGCCCTGACCGGGCTTCCGGTGGCCCCGGCCATCGACAACCTGCTGCTGGAGGGCGGCGGTGAGCGGACGCTGGACGAGATGGTGGCGGCGACCACCGGCCGGGCGCTGCTGCTGACCTGCCTCTGGTACATCCGGGAGGTCGACCCGGCGACGCTCCTGCTGACCGGGCTGACCCGTGACGGTGTCTACCTGGTGGAGGACGGCGAGGTGGTCGGCGAGGTGAACAACTTCCGGTTCAACGAGTCGCCCGTCGACCTGCTCTCCCGCGCCAGTGAGGCGGGGCGCACCGAGCGGACGCTGCCGCGCGAGTGGGGCGACTGGTTCACCCGCGCCGCGATGCCGGCGCTGCGCGTCCCGGACTTCAACATGAGCTCGGTCAGCCGGGGGGTCTGA
- a CDS encoding TldD/PmbA family protein, which yields MAHDIDPSFLALPLRPLADAALARARALGAVHADFRFERVRSATLRLRDARPSGSSDTTDLGYAVRVVHGGAWGFASGVDLTMDAAAKVASQAVAMAKLSAKVIAAAGSDERVELADEPVHGERSWVSRYEIDPFAVPDGEKTGLLAEWSGRLLGAAGVAHVDASLMTVHENKFYADTAGTVTTQQRVRLHPQLTAVAVDAATGDFDSMRTIAPPVGRGWEYLTGTGWDWNDELERIPGLLAEKMRAPGVEAGTYDLVVDPSNLWLTIHESIGHATELDRALGYEAAYAGTSFATFDQLGKLAYGSPVMNVTGDRTAEHGLATIGYDDEGVEAQSWDLVRDGTLVGYQLDRRIAKLTGLGRSNGCAYADSPGHVPVQRMANVSLRPDPGGLSTEDLIGGVERGIYVVGDRSWSIDMQRYNFQFTGQRFFRIENGRLAGQLRDVAYQATTTDFWGSMEKVGGPQTYVLGGAFNCGKAQPGQVAAVSHGCPSALFRGVNILNTTQEAGR from the coding sequence GTGGCCCATGACATCGACCCGTCGTTTCTCGCCCTGCCCCTGCGGCCCCTCGCCGACGCGGCCCTCGCGCGGGCCCGCGCGCTCGGCGCCGTGCACGCGGACTTCCGCTTCGAGCGGGTGCGCAGCGCCACGCTGCGGCTGCGCGACGCCCGTCCCTCCGGCTCTTCCGACACCACCGACCTCGGATACGCGGTGCGGGTCGTGCACGGTGGGGCGTGGGGGTTCGCGTCCGGCGTGGACCTGACGATGGACGCGGCGGCGAAGGTGGCCTCGCAGGCCGTCGCGATGGCGAAGCTGTCGGCGAAGGTGATCGCGGCGGCGGGCTCCGACGAGCGGGTGGAGCTGGCGGACGAGCCGGTGCACGGGGAGCGGAGCTGGGTCTCCCGTTACGAGATCGACCCGTTCGCGGTGCCGGACGGGGAGAAGACCGGGCTGCTCGCGGAGTGGAGCGGCCGGCTGCTCGGGGCGGCCGGGGTCGCGCACGTGGACGCCTCGCTGATGACCGTCCACGAGAACAAGTTCTACGCGGACACCGCCGGTACGGTCACCACCCAGCAGCGGGTGCGGCTGCATCCGCAGCTGACGGCCGTCGCGGTGGACGCCGCGACGGGCGACTTCGACTCGATGCGGACGATCGCGCCGCCGGTGGGCCGGGGGTGGGAGTACCTGACCGGCACCGGCTGGGACTGGAACGACGAGTTGGAGCGCATCCCCGGACTGCTCGCCGAGAAGATGCGGGCGCCGGGTGTGGAGGCGGGGACGTACGACCTGGTCGTCGACCCGTCGAACCTCTGGCTGACCATCCACGAGTCGATCGGCCACGCCACCGAGCTGGACCGGGCGCTGGGGTACGAGGCGGCGTACGCGGGCACCTCGTTCGCCACCTTCGACCAGCTGGGGAAGCTGGCGTACGGCTCCCCGGTGATGAACGTGACGGGTGACCGGACGGCCGAGCACGGCTTGGCGACGATCGGGTACGACGACGAGGGCGTCGAGGCGCAGTCCTGGGACCTGGTCCGGGACGGCACCCTCGTCGGGTACCAACTCGACCGCAGGATCGCGAAGTTGACCGGTCTCGGCCGGTCGAACGGGTGTGCGTACGCCGACTCGCCGGGCCATGTGCCGGTGCAGCGGATGGCCAACGTCTCGCTGCGGCCGGATCCGGGCGGGCTCTCCACCGAGGACCTGATCGGCGGGGTGGAGCGCGGGATCTACGTGGTCGGCGACCGCTCCTGGTCGATCGACATGCAGCGCTACAACTTCCAGTTCACCGGGCAGCGTTTCTTCCGCATCGAGAACGGCCGGCTGGCCGGGCAGCTGCGGGACGTCGCGTACCAGGCGACGACCACCGACTTCTGGGGCTCCATGGAGAAGGTCGGCGGCCCGCAGACGTACGTCCTGGGTGGCGCCTTCAACTGCGGCAAGGCCCAGCCGGGCCAGGTCGCGGCGGTCTCGCACGGCTGCCCCTCCGCCCTCTTCCGAGGCGTGAACATCCTCAACACGACGCAGGAGGCGGGCCGATGA
- the fabG gene encoding 3-oxoacyl-[acyl-carrier-protein] reductase: MSRSVLVTGGNRGIGLAIARAFVDNGDKVAITFRSGEPPLALTEAGVLAVRCDITDAEQVEQAYKEIEEKQGPVEVLVANAGITKDQLLMRMSEEDFTSVVDTNLTGTFRVVKRANRAMLRAKKGRVVLISSVVGLLGSAGQANYAASKAGLVGFARSLARELGSRNITFNVVAPGFVDTDMTQVLTEEQRKGIVAQVPLGRYARPDEIAAAVRFLASDDASYITGAVIPVDGGLGMGH; this comes from the coding sequence TTGAGCCGCTCGGTTCTCGTCACCGGAGGAAACCGGGGCATCGGCCTCGCCATCGCCCGCGCCTTCGTCGACAACGGCGACAAGGTGGCGATCACGTTCCGCTCCGGAGAGCCGCCCCTGGCACTCACCGAGGCGGGTGTTCTCGCGGTCCGCTGCGACATCACCGACGCCGAGCAGGTGGAGCAGGCCTACAAGGAGATCGAGGAGAAGCAGGGTCCCGTCGAGGTGTTGGTGGCCAACGCCGGCATCACCAAGGACCAGCTCCTGATGCGGATGTCGGAGGAGGACTTCACGTCCGTCGTCGACACCAACCTCACCGGCACCTTCCGCGTGGTCAAGCGCGCCAACCGCGCGATGCTGCGCGCGAAGAAGGGCCGCGTGGTCCTCATCTCCTCCGTCGTGGGCCTCCTCGGCTCCGCGGGTCAGGCCAACTACGCCGCCTCCAAGGCGGGACTGGTCGGGTTCGCCCGGTCGCTGGCCCGTGAACTCGGGTCGCGGAACATCACCTTCAACGTCGTCGCACCCGGATTCGTCGACACCGACATGACTCAGGTGCTCACCGAGGAGCAGCGCAAGGGCATCGTCGCCCAGGTCCCGCTCGGCCGCTACGCGCGGCCCGACGAGATCGCCGCCGCGGTCCGTTTCCTCGCTTCCGACGACGCGTCGTACATCACTGGAGCCGTCATCCCCGTTGACGGCGGATTGGGCATGGGTCACTGA
- the fabI gene encoding enoyl-ACP reductase FabI: MSGILDGKRILITGVLMESSIAFHTAKVAQEQGAEIILTAFPRPTLTERIAKKLPRPAKVLELDVTNAEHLDRLAGLVRDELGTLDGVVHSIGFAPQDALGGNFLNTPFESVATAMHVSAFSLKSLAMACKPLMEEGGSIVGLTFDAQFAWPQYDWMGPAKAALEATSRYLARDLGSDNIRCNLISAGPLGSMAAKSIPGFGDLAKVWDTRSPLAWDMNDPEPAGRGVVALLSDFFPKTTGEIIHVDGGVHMIGA; encoded by the coding sequence ATGAGCGGAATTCTCGACGGCAAGCGCATCCTCATCACCGGGGTGCTGATGGAGTCGTCCATCGCGTTCCACACCGCGAAGGTGGCCCAGGAGCAGGGCGCGGAGATCATCCTCACCGCCTTCCCGCGCCCCACCCTGACCGAGCGCATCGCCAAGAAGCTCCCCAGGCCCGCGAAGGTCCTCGAACTCGACGTCACCAACGCCGAGCACCTGGACCGGCTCGCCGGCCTGGTCCGCGACGAGCTCGGCACGCTCGACGGCGTCGTCCACTCCATCGGCTTCGCGCCGCAGGACGCCCTCGGCGGCAACTTCCTGAACACCCCCTTCGAGTCGGTCGCCACCGCGATGCACGTCTCGGCGTTCTCGCTGAAGTCGCTCGCCATGGCCTGCAAGCCGCTGATGGAGGAGGGCGGCTCGATCGTCGGCCTCACCTTCGACGCGCAGTTCGCCTGGCCGCAGTACGACTGGATGGGCCCGGCGAAGGCCGCGCTGGAGGCCACCTCCCGCTACCTCGCCCGGGACCTCGGCTCGGACAACATCCGCTGCAACCTGATCTCGGCCGGACCGCTCGGCTCGATGGCCGCCAAGTCCATCCCGGGCTTCGGTGACCTCGCGAAGGTCTGGGACACCCGCTCCCCGCTGGCCTGGGACATGAACGACCCGGAGCCGGCCGGCCGCGGTGTGGTCGCGCTGCTCTCGGACTTCTTCCCGAAGACCACGGGCGAGATCATCCACGTCGACGGCGGCGTGCACATGATCGGCGCCTGA